GTCCTCTACCGCACCCTGTGTCTTGATCCACGCGACATACTTCGCGATGCCTTGTTCGAGCGTAGTCTGCGGCTCATAGCCAATGCTGCGGATACGGCTGATGTCGGAGATCAACGAGCGAATCTCACCGGGACGGAACTCGCCGCGTGCCAGCGGTGCGAGAGGAATACTGAGCTGTTCGGCGATGATACCCGCAAGGTCGCGTACGCTGGTGGCATGTCCACTGCCGACGTTGACCGGCTGACCGTCCAGCTTGTCGGTCGTCGCCACCAGAAGATTGGCACGGGCAATATCTTCAACGAAGCAGAGGTCGCGCGTCTGTCCGCCGTCCTCATACAGAATCGGCGGCTGGTTGTTCAGCAGCCGAGTGCAGAAGATCGCGATGACGCCGGTATACGGATTGAACAGCGACTGGCGCGGCCCATAAGTGCAGGAGTAGCGTAACGCCACCGTGGGGATGCCGGTCTGCTTGCCCCATAAAAGCACAAGCCGCTCCTGATCCACCTTGGTCAGCGCGTAGACTGTCTCGCCGCCGCCCGGCGTCCCCTCCGGCGTAGGGATCGAGATCGTATGTCTGCCGCAAATTGGACAGTGCACGCTGAAGTCGCCTGCGCGTAACTGCTCCGCGGGGCGAAGCAGCGGAACAACATGACCGTGCTCCACGCACAGCGCCGCACCCTCGCTGTAGACGGCCTGCGAGCTAGCGACGACAACCTTCTGGATCGGCAGCTTATGATCGCGAATGATCTCCAGCATCTGTGCCGTGCCGAAGCTGTTGACGAGCACATACTTCGCCATCTCAGGCATGTAGCCGCCATAGGCCGCTTCGTGAAAGACGACGTCGATGTCGAGTAGTGCTTCGTGCATGGTCTTATAGTCCTGCACGTCGCCTTGGCGGAACTCCGCCGCGAGGTTCATCCACATCGGCCTTCCGTTCTTGTGCGTCTGCGGTTCGAGGTTGTCGAGTATACGAACGCTCCAGCCCTCACGAATGAGGAGATCGACGACGTGAGA
The nucleotide sequence above comes from Tunturibacter empetritectus. Encoded proteins:
- a CDS encoding NAD-dependent epimerase/dehydratase family protein produces the protein MSHPKRALVTGGAGLIGSHVVDLLIREGWSVRILDNLEPQTHKNGRPMWMNLAAEFRQGDVQDYKTMHEALLDIDVVFHEAAYGGYMPEMAKYVLVNSFGTAQMLEIIRDHKLPIQKVVVASSQAVYSEGAALCVEHGHVVPLLRPAEQLRAGDFSVHCPICGRHTISIPTPEGTPGGGETVYALTKVDQERLVLLWGKQTGIPTVALRYSCTYGPRQSLFNPYTGVIAIFCTRLLNNQPPILYEDGGQTRDLCFVEDIARANLLVATTDKLDGQPVNVGSGHATSVRDLAGIIAEQLSIPLAPLARGEFRPGEIRSLISDISRIRSIGYEPQTTLEQGIAKYVAWIKTQGAVEDYFSKAETGLREKGIVQSIAV